The Zingiber officinale cultivar Zhangliang chromosome 9A, Zo_v1.1, whole genome shotgun sequence genome window below encodes:
- the LOC122021092 gene encoding serine racemase-like, with translation MDNGKQVKNDNYAADIASIREARVRIAPYIHETPVLTSKSLDSIASKRLYFKCECFQKGGAFKIRGASNAIFSLSDDQAAKGVLTHSSGNHAAAVALAAKLRGIPAYVVIPKNAPKCKVENVRRYGGQIFWSESTIQSRESITEKVQQDTGAILVHPFNNRFTIRFCICH, from the exons ATGGACAATGGGAAACAAGTGAAAAACGATAACTATGCTGCTGATATTGCTTCCATAAGGGAGGCGAGAGTCCGTATTGCTCCATATATTCATGAAACTCCAGTGCTTACCTCGAAGTCTTTAGATTCTATAGCTTCCAAACGGTTGTATTTCAAGTGTGAATGCTTTCAAAAAGG AGGAGCCTTTAAGATTAGGGGAGCTTCAAATGCTATATTCTCCCTTTCTGATGATCAAGCTGCCAAAGGCGTTTTGACACACAGCAG TGGTAACCATGCTGCAGCAGTGGCTTTGGCTGCAAAGCTCCGTGGAATCCCAGCATATGTTGTCATACCGAAAAATGCTCCAAAATGCAAGGTTGAGAATGTCAGGCGGTATGGTGGTCAAATCTTCTGGAGTGAATCAACGATCCAATCAAGAGAGAGTATTACTGAGAAAGTTCAGCAAGATACTGGTGCAATTTTGGTTCATCCTTTCAACAATAGATTCACCATCAGGTTTTGTATTTGTCATTGA